Proteins encoded together in one Longimicrobium sp. window:
- the ccmA gene encoding heme ABC exporter ATP-binding protein CcmA codes for MPSPSLMAEAAPAAAPPAAGPAATPALQLERVAQRFGKSWVLRGCSLAVAPGEAVALLGSNGAGKTTLLRIAATLLSPTRGGGRVLGRDLRREAAAVREEVGLLGSSAALYEDLTAAENLRFACRMRGAPADEARIAHVLEEVGLAGRADVRVREFSSGMRRRVGLARLLLHPPRLLLLDEPYASFDADGIERVNALVARVKEAGGAVLIATHDLPRAVPVVERVLRLEDGVLLDVPHEPAPASRQTAAAFPPLSSVGRPEGARRPSELRRAAAVAWKDLTAERRTRANLNAVLFFAGLMLLLFGFALGPDAAALRAAGAGIVWLTVLYSGVLVFQRSYQLELEGGGLEVLLLSPGDRRSIFLGKLAANLALVLLVEAVVLPLSAALFHLPLGESFLGIVGILLLGTLGFVTLGTFYAALASRVRAREVLLPLLLFPMLVPLLVGAVEATDALLSRNAMGDAGSWARLLAAFDLIFLVASTLAFEYVIED; via the coding sequence ATGCCTTCCCCCTCCCTGATGGCCGAGGCCGCGCCCGCCGCCGCGCCGCCCGCGGCCGGTCCCGCCGCGACGCCCGCGCTGCAGCTGGAGCGCGTCGCCCAGCGCTTCGGGAAGAGCTGGGTGCTGCGCGGCTGCTCGCTCGCGGTGGCCCCGGGCGAGGCGGTGGCGCTGCTGGGGAGCAACGGCGCGGGGAAGACCACGCTGCTGCGCATCGCCGCCACGCTGCTCTCCCCCACGCGCGGCGGGGGGCGCGTGCTGGGGCGCGACCTGCGGCGCGAGGCGGCCGCCGTCCGCGAGGAGGTGGGCCTGCTGGGCTCGTCCGCCGCGCTCTACGAGGACCTGACCGCCGCCGAGAACCTGCGCTTCGCCTGCCGGATGCGCGGCGCGCCCGCCGACGAGGCCCGGATCGCCCACGTGCTGGAGGAGGTCGGGCTCGCGGGCCGGGCCGACGTGCGGGTACGCGAGTTCTCGTCCGGCATGCGGCGCCGCGTGGGGCTGGCGCGCCTCCTCCTCCACCCCCCGCGCCTCCTGCTGCTGGACGAGCCGTACGCCAGCTTCGATGCCGACGGGATCGAGCGGGTGAACGCGCTGGTGGCGCGGGTGAAGGAGGCGGGCGGCGCGGTGCTGATCGCCACGCACGACCTGCCGCGCGCCGTCCCGGTGGTCGAGCGGGTGCTGCGGCTGGAGGACGGGGTGCTGCTGGACGTGCCGCACGAGCCGGCGCCGGCGTCCCGCCAGACCGCCGCGGCGTTCCCTCCCCTTTCCTCTGTCGGGAGGCCGGAGGGCGCGCGGCGGCCGAGCGAGCTGCGGCGTGCGGCGGCGGTGGCGTGGAAGGACCTGACGGCGGAGCGGAGGACGCGCGCCAACCTGAACGCGGTGCTCTTCTTCGCGGGGCTGATGCTGCTCCTCTTCGGCTTCGCGCTGGGGCCCGACGCGGCGGCGCTGCGGGCGGCGGGGGCGGGGATCGTGTGGCTGACGGTGCTCTACAGCGGGGTGCTGGTGTTCCAGCGCTCGTACCAGCTGGAGCTGGAGGGCGGCGGCCTGGAGGTGCTGCTCCTCTCGCCGGGGGACCGCAGGTCGATCTTCCTGGGCAAGCTGGCGGCGAACCTGGCGCTGGTGCTGCTGGTGGAGGCGGTGGTGCTCCCGCTCTCCGCGGCGCTCTTCCACCTGCCGCTCGGCGAGAGCTTCCTCGGCATCGTTGGGATCCTGCTGCTGGGGACGCTCGGCTTCGTGACGCTGGGCACCTTCTACGCGGCGCTGGCCAGCCGGGTGCGCGCGCGCGAGGTGCTGCTCCCGCTGCTCCTCTTCCCGATGCTGGTGCCGCTGCTGGTGGGCGCGGTGGAGGCCACCGACGCGCTGCTCTCGCGCAACGCCATGGGCGACGCGGGGTCGTGGGCGCGGCTGCTGGCGGCGTTCGACCTGATCTTCCTGGTGGCGTCGACCCTGGCCTTCGAGTACGTGATCGAGGATTGA
- a CDS encoding M20/M25/M40 family metallo-hydrolase codes for MYTLANATVFFDVSSLASVRISPKGDRIVELSAFPEALAVLGALRAEGARLGILSRLMAIPNKRVYRSLQRKGLLRYFEPDLVLRGCTDSPLFLEQAAARARRVHGTGRGTPPPLFVSTNPVERVVARAADFLTAPHPLLTRPVLLGHGPLRYLRIRVPPAAPVLDWRARLQDYPLVPLHLTREPAQADSTSVLYAIGDDRTATKLDALGLWVDRLGKADEPQTTELFLLHSDLHTEAEPAAPAWEERDDAPTAGAARRILASTCEGLVVAIPAGRSLTSYAFPGVRHGHNRQLLAPLEWLEERGAASDARPQSAVDAAPAPRLSKRERKILRQQVVAKDMLSDIERYASFASRHTWHDDNKKAVAALVKDLEGLGGSRLAVRLHPFTYQGLDLCNVEAKLPATVPGREIIIVSAHLDSTSERNTSSQPAFDRAPGADDDASGIAGVLAAARAVLQLAAPGVEHGEIRFVLFNAEETELAGSKAYAGEESKSCTRITAVFQMDMIGFDKKKGRTFELHVGHRKDPNVQERSLELAELIRDLVVNDQVSANLVPQVVPDAENPKDEADGLSDHSSFHSRKIAACLISEDRYPGPGSAPEDGNPQYHLEGDTVDLITPEYAADIARVVAAAAWYKATR; via the coding sequence ATGTACACTCTTGCGAATGCCACCGTTTTCTTTGACGTCAGCTCGCTCGCGTCGGTGCGGATCTCCCCGAAAGGAGATCGCATCGTGGAGTTGTCGGCCTTTCCGGAAGCCCTCGCCGTGCTCGGCGCGCTACGCGCAGAAGGGGCGCGACTCGGCATCCTCTCCCGACTCATGGCCATCCCCAACAAGAGGGTTTACAGGTCGCTCCAGCGGAAGGGCCTGCTCCGGTACTTCGAGCCCGACCTCGTCCTGCGCGGGTGCACCGACTCGCCCCTGTTCCTCGAGCAGGCAGCAGCCCGCGCGCGGCGGGTGCACGGCACCGGGCGGGGCACGCCACCCCCGCTTTTCGTGAGCACCAACCCGGTTGAGCGGGTCGTAGCGCGGGCCGCCGACTTCCTGACCGCGCCGCACCCGCTCCTGACGCGTCCCGTGCTGCTGGGGCACGGCCCGCTACGCTACCTGCGCATCCGCGTCCCCCCTGCGGCGCCCGTCCTCGACTGGCGCGCCCGCCTGCAAGACTACCCCTTGGTGCCGCTCCACCTGACGCGCGAGCCCGCGCAGGCGGACTCCACCTCCGTGCTCTACGCGATCGGCGACGACCGGACCGCGACGAAGCTCGACGCGCTCGGACTCTGGGTCGACCGGCTGGGGAAGGCGGATGAGCCGCAGACGACCGAACTCTTCCTCCTGCACTCAGACCTGCACACGGAGGCAGAGCCGGCCGCACCGGCCTGGGAGGAACGCGACGATGCTCCCACCGCCGGTGCGGCACGACGCATCCTCGCCTCCACGTGCGAGGGCCTCGTCGTCGCCATCCCGGCGGGGCGCTCCCTGACCAGTTACGCCTTTCCCGGCGTGCGGCACGGGCACAACCGACAACTCCTCGCTCCTCTGGAGTGGCTGGAGGAGCGCGGGGCCGCAAGCGATGCGCGTCCGCAAAGCGCAGTCGACGCGGCGCCTGCTCCCCGGCTGTCGAAGCGGGAACGCAAGATCCTCCGGCAGCAGGTCGTGGCGAAAGACATGCTCTCCGACATTGAGCGCTACGCGAGCTTCGCAAGCCGCCACACTTGGCATGACGACAACAAGAAGGCGGTGGCCGCCCTAGTTAAGGATCTCGAAGGTCTCGGCGGGAGCCGCCTGGCCGTGAGGCTCCACCCGTTCACCTATCAGGGTCTGGACCTCTGTAACGTCGAGGCGAAGCTACCCGCGACGGTGCCTGGGCGCGAAATCATAATCGTGAGCGCACACCTGGACTCCACCTCGGAGCGGAACACCAGTTCGCAGCCGGCCTTCGACAGGGCGCCGGGCGCCGACGACGACGCCAGCGGGATTGCGGGCGTCCTCGCCGCCGCCCGCGCCGTGCTTCAGCTGGCCGCGCCCGGCGTGGAGCACGGCGAGATCCGCTTCGTGCTGTTCAACGCAGAAGAGACCGAACTGGCCGGCAGCAAGGCATACGCGGGCGAGGAATCCAAGAGCTGCACACGGATCACGGCCGTCTTCCAGATGGACATGATCGGCTTCGACAAGAAGAAGGGGCGGACCTTCGAACTGCACGTCGGCCACCGGAAGGACCCGAACGTACAGGAGCGCTCGCTGGAGCTGGCCGAGCTGATCCGGGACCTCGTCGTCAACGACCAGGTCTCCGCTAACTTGGTCCCACAGGTGGTCCCTGACGCGGAAAATCCGAAGGACGAAGCAGATGGCCTGAGCGACCACAGCTCGTTCCACTCCCGGAAGATCGCCGCCTGCTTGATCTCGGAAGACCGCTACCCCGGCCCCGGCAGCGCACCTGAAGACGGGAACCCCCAGTACCACCTGGAGGGAGACACGGTGGACCTTATTACTCCGGAGTACGCCGCGGACATCGCCCGGGTGGTCGCTGCAGCGGCTTGGTACAAAGCTACCCGCTGA
- a CDS encoding sigma-70 family RNA polymerase sigma factor codes for MFDRLNPESLFLAHLEWIEKVAATVCHRNSVWGDDAEDFASTAKMKLIENDYEALREFRGECKLTTYLAVVIDRYFHEHARERWGRWRCSKAAERHGQLAKELETLVYRDGFRLEEAAEKLRTAGRTTASDAELARLFAQLKARSSLRPEPADPDVLDRTPAEGSADSGVIAGEARSRRRTLLAALDGALDRLEPEERIIVRMHFADGRKVADVERALGLEPKALYRPIERLRTLLRRYLEEAGVSAEDVRELLEEEEGEEEP; via the coding sequence ATGTTCGACCGGCTGAACCCCGAGTCCCTCTTCCTCGCCCACCTCGAGTGGATCGAGAAGGTCGCCGCCACGGTCTGCCACAGGAACAGCGTCTGGGGCGACGACGCCGAAGACTTCGCCTCCACGGCGAAGATGAAGCTGATCGAGAACGACTACGAGGCGCTGCGCGAGTTCCGCGGCGAGTGCAAGCTCACCACGTACCTGGCCGTGGTGATCGACCGGTACTTCCACGAGCACGCACGCGAGCGCTGGGGGCGGTGGCGGTGCTCGAAGGCCGCGGAGCGTCACGGACAGCTCGCGAAGGAGCTGGAGACACTGGTCTACCGCGATGGCTTCCGGCTGGAGGAGGCGGCGGAGAAGCTGCGCACCGCCGGCCGCACCACGGCCTCCGACGCCGAGCTGGCCCGACTCTTCGCGCAGCTGAAGGCACGCTCGTCCCTGCGTCCAGAGCCGGCCGACCCCGACGTGCTCGACCGCACGCCCGCGGAAGGTTCCGCCGACAGCGGGGTGATCGCGGGCGAGGCCAGGTCGCGGCGCCGCACCCTGCTGGCGGCGCTCGACGGGGCGCTCGACCGCCTGGAGCCGGAAGAGCGGATCATCGTGCGGATGCACTTCGCGGACGGCCGAAAAGTAGCGGACGTGGAGCGCGCGCTGGGGCTGGAGCCGAAGGCGCTGTACCGGCCGATCGAGCGCCTGCGCACGTTGCTGCGCAGGTACCTCGAAGAGGCGGGCGTATCCGCCGAGGACGTGCGCGAGCTCTTGGAGGAAGAGGAGGGAGAGGAGGAGCCATGA
- a CDS encoding CHAT domain-containing protein, with the protein MLVARISIRSEHRQCTWPADATTPPVCPGATSARPASPSKGTVEAARGRADPQALHAVALHELLWSRGVGIRLQKAISYLQTAARLAGRPAPVLADLSAAYMTRAGWTGNARDLLEAVEFAEQALELEPQNETALFNLALALDRLGMDGEAAEAWRRYLMVDSTSGWAAEARGRTRALRWAPTPRRPLPAGASEADIAAFVNRDPQAARLLAMDTLLAEWGAALLRGDSALAADRLRRADAIGRAREKRGGDASTADAVRAIRAAANDSSALRTLARAHQAYAAGRSAFDATNFHGADSAFARVLAMRPPSPALELWTRYYREAVRVNLGSHEEPARVLRRLAARTDTVRDPTLASHIQSSLGAALYRSGHYQPALDAFDVAARLAGRSHEGERAGGARYFVMDAEFALGAAPQAYASMLQALLALRPYRDSEYLHTLLSVAAEEAAGDGLLRAALRLQDEGVAVARRTGPLYLAEALLWRARLRVAAGDSRGALADIAAGEGLVGKLEFEDREWLVTDLRAARASALLRGDPRRAAAALDSIITDSAGAGSTLRLLQALVERAEARLALNDRPGALADLDRATALLATQRDAVTSAPLRASLLDAMRAVFDRGVMLQVAEENAAAALTYLERGRASFAPTGPNDAGEQSGSGRWRVPRGSVAVEYALIGDTLLIWTVSDTAVALTRRRVDRAALVESIQRVRSALETRAAERAGSAEELRAGQAAVRAQLAALYGLLVEPVRERLGPKETGLVLIADGALAEVPFAALHDTASHRYLIQDHPLRFAGSLRDAAPAARPLGEPRGLALFVADPAFDVRAHPGLPPLPRIAEGARRIAERYPRRRVVSGPQAGRDSVLAALSAASLFYFAGHAVYDEQRPERSFLLLAAGAGRSDPGRMTAAELGARDLSHVRLVVLAACETLRARDGSSAGFAGFAGALLAAGAGGVVGSLWRVDEERTNALMEEFHAAYRRSWDGDGALRQAQLALLGSDDPALSSPSAWAGFRFAGN; encoded by the coding sequence ATGCTGGTCGCGCGCATTTCCATCCGCTCCGAGCACCGCCAGTGCACGTGGCCGGCGGACGCCACCACGCCCCCCGTCTGTCCCGGCGCGACCTCGGCGCGCCCCGCCTCACCCTCGAAGGGCACGGTCGAGGCCGCTCGGGGCCGCGCCGACCCGCAGGCGCTCCACGCGGTCGCTCTCCACGAACTGCTCTGGTCGAGAGGCGTGGGAATTCGACTTCAGAAGGCCATCTCATACCTCCAGACCGCCGCGCGACTGGCAGGCCGGCCGGCGCCGGTGCTGGCGGACCTGAGCGCCGCGTACATGACGCGGGCGGGATGGACCGGGAATGCCCGCGACCTGCTGGAGGCGGTCGAGTTCGCCGAGCAGGCGCTCGAGCTCGAGCCGCAGAACGAGACTGCGCTCTTCAACCTGGCGCTGGCGCTGGACCGGCTCGGAATGGACGGGGAAGCGGCGGAAGCGTGGAGGCGGTACCTCATGGTCGACTCGACATCCGGCTGGGCCGCGGAAGCAAGGGGCCGGACGCGCGCGCTGCGGTGGGCGCCCACTCCGCGGAGGCCGCTTCCGGCGGGCGCGAGCGAAGCCGACATCGCGGCCTTCGTGAACCGCGACCCACAGGCGGCGCGCCTCCTGGCGATGGACACCCTGCTGGCCGAGTGGGGCGCCGCGCTCCTCCGTGGAGACTCCGCGCTCGCGGCGGACCGGCTCCGCCGCGCGGACGCCATCGGCCGGGCGCGCGAGAAGCGCGGAGGAGACGCCTCCACGGCGGACGCCGTGCGGGCGATCCGGGCCGCCGCGAACGATTCCTCCGCGCTGCGGACGCTCGCGCGGGCGCACCAGGCGTACGCGGCGGGCCGCTCGGCGTTCGACGCGACGAACTTCCATGGGGCGGACAGCGCCTTCGCGAGGGTCCTGGCGATGCGCCCCCCCTCGCCCGCGCTGGAGCTGTGGACCAGGTACTACCGCGAGGCGGTGCGAGTCAACCTGGGATCGCACGAGGAGCCCGCGCGGGTGCTGCGGCGGCTCGCGGCGCGGACGGACACGGTCCGGGACCCGACGCTGGCGTCCCACATCCAGTCCTCCCTCGGTGCGGCGCTCTACCGCAGCGGCCACTACCAGCCGGCGCTGGACGCGTTCGACGTGGCGGCCCGCCTGGCGGGGCGGTCGCACGAGGGCGAGCGGGCGGGAGGAGCCCGGTACTTCGTGATGGACGCGGAGTTCGCCCTGGGGGCGGCGCCCCAGGCGTACGCATCGATGCTGCAGGCCCTCCTCGCCCTGCGGCCGTACCGCGACTCGGAGTACCTGCACACCCTTCTCTCCGTCGCGGCCGAGGAAGCGGCGGGCGACGGGCTCCTTCGCGCCGCGCTGCGGCTGCAGGACGAGGGCGTCGCCGTCGCGCGGCGGACCGGCCCCCTGTACCTGGCCGAGGCGCTCCTGTGGCGCGCCCGGCTCCGGGTGGCCGCGGGCGATTCGCGGGGGGCGCTGGCGGACATCGCGGCCGGGGAGGGCCTCGTCGGGAAGCTCGAGTTCGAGGACCGGGAGTGGCTCGTGACGGACCTGCGGGCGGCGCGCGCCAGCGCCCTGCTCCGCGGCGACCCGCGGCGGGCGGCCGCCGCGCTCGATTCCATCATCACCGATTCCGCGGGAGCCGGAAGCACCCTCCGCCTGCTGCAGGCGCTGGTGGAGCGCGCCGAAGCCAGGCTCGCGCTGAACGACCGGCCGGGCGCGCTCGCGGACCTGGACCGCGCGACCGCCCTCCTGGCCACGCAGCGCGACGCCGTGACCAGCGCGCCGCTACGCGCATCGCTGCTCGACGCGATGCGCGCCGTCTTCGACCGCGGCGTCATGCTGCAGGTGGCCGAGGAGAACGCGGCCGCGGCGCTGACCTACCTGGAGCGGGGACGCGCCTCGTTCGCGCCGACGGGGCCGAACGACGCCGGGGAGCAGTCCGGGTCCGGGAGGTGGAGGGTCCCACGGGGGAGCGTCGCCGTGGAGTACGCCCTGATCGGCGACACCCTCCTGATCTGGACCGTCTCCGACACGGCCGTCGCCCTCACCCGGCGCCGGGTGGACCGGGCCGCGCTGGTGGAGAGCATCCAGCGGGTGCGCTCGGCGCTCGAGACCCGCGCCGCCGAGCGCGCCGGCTCGGCAGAGGAGCTCCGCGCGGGCCAGGCGGCGGTGCGGGCCCAGCTGGCGGCGCTGTACGGATTGCTGGTGGAGCCGGTGCGGGAGCGGCTCGGCCCGAAGGAGACCGGGCTCGTCCTGATCGCGGACGGAGCGCTCGCCGAGGTCCCCTTCGCCGCGCTCCACGACACCGCCTCGCACCGCTACCTGATCCAGGACCATCCGCTGCGCTTCGCGGGGAGCCTGCGCGACGCGGCCCCCGCGGCGCGCCCGCTCGGGGAGCCCCGCGGCCTGGCGCTGTTCGTGGCCGACCCCGCGTTCGACGTGCGCGCGCACCCCGGCCTCCCCCCGCTTCCCCGCATCGCGGAGGGGGCTCGGCGAATCGCGGAGCGGTATCCGCGGCGAAGGGTGGTCAGCGGGCCCCAGGCCGGCCGCGACTCGGTGCTGGCGGCGCTCTCCGCCGCGAGCCTCTTCTACTTCGCCGGCCACGCCGTCTACGACGAGCAGCGCCCGGAGCGCTCGTTCCTCCTCCTGGCCGCGGGCGCCGGGCGGAGCGACCCCGGCCGGATGACGGCGGCGGAGCTCGGCGCGCGGGACCTCTCCCACGTGCGCCTGGTGGTGCTCGCGGCGTGCGAGACGCTCCGCGCGCGGGACGGGAGCTCCGCGGGGTTCGCCGGGTTCGCCGGCGCGCTGCTCGCCGCGGGCGCGGGAGGCGTGGTCGGGAGCCTGTGGCGCGTCGACGAGGAGCGGACGAACGCGCTGATGGAGGAGTTCCACGCCGCGTACCGCCGATCCTGGGACGGAGACGGCGCCCTGCGCCAGGCGCAGCTCGCGCTGCTGGGGTCGGACGACCCCGCGCTCAGCTCGCCGTCCGCGTGGGCCGGGTTCCGGTTCGCGGGCAACTGA
- a CDS encoding cytochrome c maturation protein CcmE has translation MSAHPKRRLGLVAASVVVVGAFGYLAWGGIGDNLVYFLTPSELLARGTSGYGEAVRLGGEVKPGSVRWDAAALDLRFRLTDGTREVEVHSKGAPPQMFRDGMGVVVEGTYDRGGVFRSTNLMVKHSNEYRAPPHGQKPQQIYQELPRKAAAGG, from the coding sequence GTGAGCGCGCACCCGAAGCGGCGCCTGGGGCTCGTCGCCGCGAGCGTCGTGGTGGTCGGCGCGTTCGGCTACCTGGCCTGGGGCGGGATCGGGGACAACCTGGTCTACTTCCTCACCCCCAGCGAGCTGCTGGCGCGCGGGACGAGCGGCTACGGCGAGGCGGTGCGCCTGGGCGGCGAGGTGAAGCCCGGGAGCGTGCGCTGGGACGCGGCCGCGCTGGACCTGCGCTTCCGGCTGACCGACGGCACCCGCGAGGTGGAGGTGCACTCGAAGGGCGCGCCCCCGCAGATGTTCCGCGACGGGATGGGGGTGGTGGTGGAGGGGACGTACGACCGCGGCGGCGTCTTCCGCTCCACCAACCTGATGGTGAAGCACTCCAACGAGTACCGCGCCCCGCCCCACGGCCAGAAGCCGCAGCAGATCTACCAGGAGCTGCCCAGGAAGGCGGCCGCGGGCGGCTGA
- the ccsA gene encoding cytochrome c biogenesis protein CcsA has product MSTVVEQPRGSDPHAGAAPPPRAVASPRWISMLGWLALLAFVGAQAFGFTHAPDRDMGHLQKIMYVHVPVAWNFLIAFLMVFVASILYLWKRRESYDLFAASAAEVGVVFTALTLCLGSLWGRPTWGVWWTWDPRLTSTAITLLLYAGYLALRAFTDDAERRARWSAAVGILAFLNVPIVYMSVRWWRTLHQPQSSPATVDTAYAWGLRLNAIAVLMILIYFVNRRYQAARMERAAEARREEIALTERGAHV; this is encoded by the coding sequence ATGAGCACGGTCGTGGAGCAGCCACGCGGTTCCGATCCCCACGCCGGTGCGGCGCCGCCGCCGCGGGCGGTGGCCTCCCCCCGCTGGATCTCCATGCTGGGGTGGCTGGCGCTGCTGGCGTTCGTGGGGGCGCAGGCGTTCGGCTTCACGCACGCGCCCGACCGCGACATGGGGCACCTGCAGAAGATCATGTACGTGCACGTGCCCGTGGCGTGGAACTTCCTGATCGCCTTCCTGATGGTGTTCGTGGCGAGCATCCTGTACCTGTGGAAGCGGCGCGAGAGCTACGACCTGTTCGCGGCCTCGGCGGCGGAGGTGGGCGTGGTGTTCACGGCGCTCACGCTCTGCCTGGGCTCCCTCTGGGGGCGGCCCACCTGGGGCGTGTGGTGGACGTGGGACCCGCGGCTCACCTCCACGGCCATCACGCTCCTCCTCTACGCCGGCTACCTGGCCCTGCGCGCCTTCACCGACGACGCCGAGCGGCGGGCGCGCTGGAGCGCGGCGGTGGGGATCCTGGCGTTCCTGAACGTGCCGATCGTGTACATGTCGGTGCGCTGGTGGCGGACGCTCCACCAGCCGCAGTCGAGCCCCGCCACCGTCGACACGGCGTACGCGTGGGGGCTGCGCTTGAACGCCATCGCGGTTTTGATGATCTTGATCTACTTCGTGAACCGGCGGTACCAGGCGGCGCGCATGGAGCGGGCGGCCGAGGCCAGGCGGGAGGAGATCGCCCTGACCGAAAGGGGAGCGCATGTCTGA
- a CDS encoding M1 family metallopeptidase: MHPRTLTLLACLGALAACAPAAAPPQQPAPAPAPAPAPSAAAEARAPLDTLVRDIHSFARPNEARVTHVELDLATDFAEKRITGTAALDVEAAPGAREIVLDTKDLAVREVTDAEGRALRWALGPADSILGRPLTVQLPAGTRRIVVRYGTSPDAAALQWLTPEQTAGKRHPYLFSQGQAILTRTWIPTQDSPGIRQTYAARITVPEGLKAVMSAEMLTPGGEPAEGGRRAFRFRLDRPVPPYLIALAVGDLAFRALGPRTGVWTEPAVLERAANELAELERFVDAAEALYGPYRWGRYDVLVLPPSFPFGGMENPRLTFATPTILAGDRSLVSLVAHELAHSWSGNLVTNATWSDFWLNEGFTTYFENRIMEALYGRERAAMLANLGWQELQGEIEGVGGKDSPDTRLHIDLAGRDPDAGMTEIAYEKGATFLRTLEEAVGRERWDAYLRSYFDRHAFQPMTTAGFLADLRANLIRGDATLEQRLRLDEWVYGTGVPQNAVVRQSDAFARVEEQARRFVAGTPAGQLQTRGWSTQEWQHFLGALPQKLTAAQLADLDRAFNLSRQGNSEILFAWLVMAVRNRYEPAVPALEAFLTGQGRRKFVRPLFAGLMEQGDWGQALARRIYARARPGYHPVTSGSVDAIVK; this comes from the coding sequence ATGCATCCTCGAACCCTGACCCTGCTCGCCTGCCTGGGCGCGCTCGCCGCGTGCGCCCCCGCCGCGGCGCCGCCGCAGCAGCCGGCTCCCGCTCCCGCCCCGGCCCCGGCTCCGTCCGCCGCGGCCGAGGCGCGCGCGCCGCTGGACACGCTGGTACGCGACATCCACTCCTTCGCGCGGCCGAACGAGGCGCGGGTCACGCACGTGGAGCTGGACCTCGCCACCGACTTCGCCGAGAAGCGGATCACCGGGACCGCCGCGCTCGACGTGGAGGCCGCCCCCGGCGCGCGCGAGATCGTCCTGGACACGAAAGACCTGGCGGTCCGCGAGGTCACCGATGCGGAAGGCCGCGCGCTCCGGTGGGCGCTCGGCCCGGCCGACTCGATCCTGGGCCGCCCGCTCACCGTGCAGCTCCCCGCCGGCACGCGCCGGATCGTGGTCCGCTACGGGACCAGTCCGGACGCGGCGGCGCTGCAGTGGCTCACCCCCGAGCAGACGGCGGGGAAGCGCCACCCGTACCTGTTCTCGCAGGGGCAGGCGATCCTCACCCGCACCTGGATCCCCACGCAGGACTCGCCGGGGATCCGGCAGACGTACGCGGCCCGCATCACCGTCCCCGAGGGGCTCAAGGCGGTGATGAGCGCCGAGATGCTCACCCCCGGGGGCGAGCCGGCCGAGGGCGGCCGCCGCGCCTTCCGCTTCCGCCTGGACCGGCCCGTGCCGCCGTACCTGATCGCGCTGGCGGTGGGCGACCTGGCCTTCCGCGCGCTGGGGCCGCGCACGGGGGTGTGGACCGAGCCGGCGGTGCTGGAGCGCGCGGCGAACGAGCTGGCCGAGCTGGAGCGCTTCGTCGACGCGGCCGAGGCGCTGTACGGCCCCTACCGCTGGGGGCGCTACGACGTGCTGGTGCTGCCGCCCTCCTTCCCCTTCGGCGGGATGGAGAACCCGCGGCTGACCTTCGCCACCCCCACCATCCTGGCGGGCGACCGCTCGCTGGTGTCGCTGGTGGCGCACGAGCTGGCGCACTCGTGGAGCGGCAACCTGGTGACCAACGCCACCTGGAGCGACTTCTGGCTGAACGAGGGCTTCACCACCTACTTCGAGAACCGGATCATGGAGGCGCTCTACGGGCGCGAGCGCGCCGCCATGCTGGCCAACCTGGGGTGGCAGGAGCTGCAGGGCGAGATCGAGGGGGTGGGCGGCAAGGACTCGCCCGACACGCGGCTGCACATCGACCTGGCCGGGCGCGACCCCGATGCGGGGATGACGGAGATCGCCTACGAGAAGGGCGCCACCTTCCTGCGCACCCTGGAGGAGGCGGTGGGGCGCGAGCGGTGGGACGCCTACCTGCGCTCGTACTTCGACCGCCACGCCTTCCAGCCGATGACCACGGCGGGCTTCCTGGCCGACCTGCGCGCGAACCTGATCCGGGGCGACGCCACGCTGGAGCAGCGGCTCCGGCTGGACGAGTGGGTCTACGGCACCGGGGTCCCGCAGAACGCGGTGGTGCGGCAGTCCGACGCCTTCGCGCGGGTGGAGGAGCAGGCGCGGCGCTTCGTGGCCGGCACGCCCGCCGGTCAGCTGCAGACGCGGGGGTGGAGCACGCAGGAGTGGCAGCATTTCCTGGGCGCGCTCCCGCAGAAGCTCACGGCGGCGCAGCTGGCGGACCTGGACCGCGCCTTCAATCTGTCGCGGCAGGGCAACAGCGAGATCCTCTTCGCCTGGCTGGTGATGGCGGTGCGCAACCGCTACGAGCCGGCGGTCCCCGCGCTGGAGGCGTTCCTCACCGGCCAGGGGCGGCGCAAGTTCGTCCGGCCGCTCTTCGCCGGCCTGATGGAGCAGGGCGACTGGGGCCAGGCGCTCGCCCGGCGCATCTACGCCAGGGCGCGCCCCGGGTACCACCCGGTCACCTCCGGCTCGGTGGACGCGATCGTGAAGTAG